From a region of the Kosakonia radicincitans DSM 16656 genome:
- the tnpB gene encoding IS66 family insertion sequence element accessory protein TnpB (TnpB, as the term is used for proteins encoded by IS66 family insertion elements, is considered an accessory protein, since TnpC, encoded by a neighboring gene, is a DDE family transposase.), with product MINLPAGTKIWLVAGITDMRNGFNGLAAKVQTALKDDPMSGHVFIFRGRSGSQVKLLWSTGDGLCLLTKRLERGRFAWPSARDGKVFLTPAQLAMLMEGIDWRQPKRLLTSLTML from the coding sequence ATGATAAATCTTCCCGCAGGCACAAAAATCTGGCTGGTTGCCGGTATCACCGATATGCGCAACGGCTTCAATGGCCTCGCCGCAAAGGTGCAGACCGCGCTGAAAGATGACCCGATGTCCGGCCACGTCTTCATCTTCCGGGGACGCAGCGGCAGTCAGGTAAAACTGCTCTGGTCCACCGGCGATGGTCTGTGCCTGCTGACAAAGCGACTGGAACGTGGTCGCTTCGCCTGGCCCTCAGCCCGCGATGGCAAAGTGTTCCTGACGCCGGCGCAACTGGCGATGCTGATGGAAGGTATCGACTGGCGACAGCCAAAGCGGTTACTGACATCCCTGACCATGTTGTAG
- a CDS encoding DUF488 domain-containing protein, which translates to MKLFTIGFTQSSAEDFFTRLKESGARRILDVRLNNRSQLAGFAKQDDLKFFARTLCDIDYAHMPDLAPTREMFERYKLQKGDWDIYSSDFIDLITKRHIETLEKSQFADACLLCSEHKPHHCHRRLVAEYLADKWPDVTIMHL; encoded by the coding sequence ATGAAACTATTTACGATTGGTTTCACACAATCTTCGGCGGAGGATTTTTTTACGCGTCTGAAGGAATCCGGAGCAAGACGTATTCTGGATGTGCGTCTCAATAATCGCTCTCAGCTGGCAGGTTTTGCAAAACAGGACGATCTGAAGTTCTTTGCCCGTACTCTGTGTGATATCGATTACGCACATATGCCAGATCTTGCCCCGACGCGGGAAATGTTTGAGCGATACAAATTACAGAAAGGAGACTGGGATATATATTCTTCGGATTTCATCGATCTGATTACAAAAAGACATATCGAAACGCTCGAAAAGAGTCAGTTTGCTGATGCTTGCTTATTGTGTAGCGAACATAAACCACATCATTGCCACAGACGGCTGGTTGCTGAGTACCTGGCAGATAAATGGCCTGATGTCACTATCATGCATTTATAG
- the tnpC gene encoding IS66 family transposase, giving the protein MNDTSSDDILLLKQRLAEQEALIHALQEKLSNREREIDHLQAQLDKLRRMNFGSRSEKVSRRIAQMEADLNLLQQESDTLTGRVDDPAVQRPLRQTRTRKPFPESLPRDEKRLLPTEPCCPECGGSLSYLGEDAAEQLELMRSAFRVIRTVREKHACRRCDRIVQAPAPSRPIERGIAGPGLLARVLTSKYAEHTPLYRQSEIYARQGVVLSRSVLSGWVDACCRLLAPLDEALQHYVLTDGKLHADDTPVPVLLPGNKKTKTGRLWTYVRDDRNAGSALAPAVWFAYSPDRKGIHPQTHLAGFSGVLQADAYAGFNELYRDGHIKEAACWAHARRKIHDVHVRTPSVLTEEALKRIGELYAIESEIRGKRAEERQAVRHQKVLPLLASLEGWLREKQKTLSRHSELAKAFGYALNQWPALIRYAEDGWVEVDNNIAENALRRVSLGRKNWLFFGSDHGGERGASLYSLIGTCKLNGVDPERYLHYVLDVIADWPVNRVGALLPWRVTLPA; this is encoded by the coding sequence ATGAACGATACCTCTTCTGACGACATCCTTCTGCTGAAACAGCGCCTGGCCGAACAGGAAGCGTTGATCCACGCCCTGCAGGAAAAGCTGAGCAACCGGGAACGCGAAATAGACCATCTGCAGGCGCAACTGGATAAGCTGCGCCGGATGAACTTCGGCAGTCGTTCCGAAAAGGTATCCCGCCGTATCGCGCAAATGGAAGCTGACCTGAACCTGCTGCAGCAGGAAAGCGATACGCTGACCGGCCGGGTGGATGACCCGGCAGTGCAGCGCCCGCTGCGTCAGACCCGCACCCGCAAACCGTTCCCTGAGTCACTCCCACGGGATGAGAAGCGGCTGCTGCCGACTGAGCCGTGTTGCCCGGAGTGCGGTGGTTCGCTGAGTTACCTGGGTGAGGATGCCGCCGAACAGCTGGAGCTGATGCGCAGCGCCTTCCGGGTTATCCGGACAGTCCGTGAAAAGCATGCCTGCCGTCGGTGCGATCGCATCGTTCAGGCCCCGGCTCCTTCGCGCCCCATCGAACGGGGGATCGCCGGACCGGGGCTGCTGGCCCGAGTGCTGACCTCAAAGTATGCAGAGCACACACCGCTGTATCGCCAGTCGGAGATCTATGCCCGCCAGGGTGTAGTGTTGAGTCGTTCTGTACTGTCGGGCTGGGTGGATGCGTGTTGTCGTCTGCTGGCACCGCTGGATGAAGCCCTTCAGCACTATGTCCTGACCGACGGCAAACTCCATGCTGACGATACGCCTGTCCCGGTGCTGTTGCCGGGCAATAAGAAGACGAAGACCGGGCGCTTATGGACGTACGTTCGAGACGACCGCAACGCCGGATCAGCGCTGGCCCCCGCAGTGTGGTTCGCTTACAGCCCGGACAGAAAAGGTATCCACCCTCAGACCCATCTTGCAGGCTTCAGTGGCGTACTGCAGGCTGATGCCTACGCCGGGTTCAACGAGCTCTACCGCGACGGCCATATAAAGGAAGCCGCGTGCTGGGCCCATGCCCGCCGAAAAATCCACGATGTTCACGTCCGTACCCCGTCAGTCCTGACGGAGGAGGCGCTGAAACGGATCGGCGAGCTGTATGCCATCGAGTCGGAGATCAGAGGTAAAAGAGCAGAGGAACGGCAGGCAGTCCGGCACCAAAAAGTGCTGCCGCTGCTGGCGTCACTGGAGGGGTGGCTGCGGGAGAAACAGAAAACCCTCTCAAGGCACTCAGAACTGGCGAAGGCGTTCGGGTATGCGCTGAACCAGTGGCCGGCGCTGATCCGCTATGCAGAAGATGGCTGGGTGGAGGTGGATAATAACATTGCCGAAAACGCCCTACGACGGGTCAGTCTGGGGAGAAAAAACTGGCTGTTCTTCGGCTCGGATCATGGTGGTGAGCGCGGTGCGTCACTGTACAGTCTTATCGGGACGTGCAAATTAAACGGCGTGGATCCGGAACGCTATCTGCATTATGTACTTGATGTCATCGCCGACTGGCCTGTGAACCGGGTGGGTGCTCTGCTCCCGTGGCGGGTTACTCTGCCTGCCTGA
- the cydB gene encoding cytochrome d ubiquinol oxidase subunit II, with product MGIDLSIIWFVIIVFATLMYIVMDGFDLGIGILFPFHKHDVDRDTMMNTVAPVWDGNETWMVLGGAALYGAFPLAYAVIIDALSIPLTAMLLGLIFRGVAFEFRFKAIPEHRPIWDKAFIVGSVLATFSQGVAVGTLLNGLSVSGRAFSGSALVWLAPFPLFCGLGLVLAYALLGCTWLIMKTEDSLHRRMSELATPLTIGLLAVIAIISVWTPLTHPEIASRWFSMPNVIFFLPVPLLVLVCCWGIVRSVYSRRSSFGPFMLTLGLIFLGFSGLGISIWPYIIPPSVTIWQAASPPQSQGFMLIGGLLIIPVILMYTCWSYYVFRGKVKTGDGYH from the coding sequence ATGGGTATTGATCTGTCAATTATCTGGTTTGTCATCATCGTCTTCGCTACGTTGATGTATATAGTGATGGATGGATTTGATCTGGGAATCGGTATTTTGTTCCCGTTTCATAAGCACGATGTCGATCGCGATACAATGATGAATACCGTTGCGCCGGTATGGGATGGCAACGAAACCTGGATGGTACTGGGGGGAGCGGCATTGTACGGCGCGTTTCCTCTGGCTTACGCTGTTATCATTGATGCTCTTAGTATTCCGCTTACCGCAATGTTACTTGGGCTTATCTTTCGTGGTGTGGCCTTCGAGTTTCGTTTTAAAGCAATCCCGGAACATCGACCTATCTGGGACAAAGCATTTATAGTCGGCTCTGTACTGGCCACTTTCAGTCAGGGTGTTGCAGTCGGAACCTTATTAAATGGATTGAGTGTGTCCGGACGTGCATTTAGCGGTTCTGCATTGGTTTGGCTCGCCCCGTTCCCTCTGTTCTGCGGATTGGGACTGGTACTGGCCTATGCCCTGCTGGGTTGCACCTGGCTGATTATGAAAACAGAAGACTCGCTTCACCGCAGGATGTCAGAGCTTGCAACTCCGTTAACCATTGGTTTACTGGCAGTTATTGCAATTATCAGTGTCTGGACCCCATTGACTCATCCTGAGATTGCCAGTCGCTGGTTCAGTATGCCAAATGTCATCTTTTTCCTGCCTGTACCATTGCTGGTCCTTGTTTGTTGCTGGGGTATCGTTCGCAGTGTTTATAGCCGTCGATCCAGCTTTGGTCCCTTTATGCTGACGTTAGGATTAATCTTCCTTGGTTTCAGTGGTCTTGGGATCAGTATCTGGCCATATATCATACCGCCTTCTGTAACCATCTGGCAGGCCGCGTCACCTCCTCAGAGTCAGGGCTTTATGCTAATAGGTGGCTTGTTGATTATCCCTGTAATCCTGATGTACACCTGCTGGAGTTACTATGTATTCCGGGGGAAGGTAAAAACTGGCGACGGTTATCACTAA
- a CDS encoding iron-containing alcohol dehydrogenase, with the protein MSNVFYMPPVTLMGLNAIRLLGDELVSRELKKALIVTDRVLADTGLVNKLTDELEAHKISYAIFDGVQPNPTEKNIDDGLALLAKSNADFVISFGGGSSHDTAKGIALVATNGGHIRDYSKGVHLSKKPQLPLVTVNTTAGTASEMTVFAIVTNQEDETKYPVVDKHFTPIIAVNDSELMVAMPAFLTATTGMDALTHAIEAYVSTAATPVTDACAIKAIEIIVNNLKDVVDDGQNREARDAMQYGEYLAGMAFSNASLGYVHSMAHQLGGVYNLSHGLCNAILLGEVSRFNAKKVPDRFVEIARAMGIDVSTMTQEQAINSAIEAIEMLSQKVGTNQRLADLGVTEDKLAFMAQNALNDACSLTNPRQASLSEIIELYKARM; encoded by the coding sequence ATGAGTAATGTATTTTATATGCCGCCTGTAACCCTAATGGGACTTAATGCTATTCGTCTTTTAGGGGATGAACTTGTTTCAAGGGAGTTAAAAAAAGCGCTGATCGTCACTGACCGTGTTTTGGCTGACACGGGACTGGTTAACAAACTGACAGATGAGCTTGAGGCGCATAAAATTAGTTATGCAATATTTGATGGTGTTCAACCTAATCCAACAGAGAAAAATATTGATGACGGTTTAGCCTTGCTTGCAAAAAGTAATGCTGATTTTGTCATTTCCTTTGGTGGGGGGTCTTCTCACGATACAGCTAAAGGTATTGCATTGGTGGCCACTAATGGTGGGCATATTCGGGATTACTCGAAAGGTGTGCATCTGTCCAAAAAACCACAATTACCATTAGTTACTGTAAATACGACAGCGGGTACGGCATCGGAAATGACCGTATTTGCAATCGTCACTAACCAGGAAGATGAAACTAAATACCCGGTAGTGGATAAGCACTTTACGCCTATCATTGCGGTTAACGATTCTGAACTTATGGTCGCAATGCCTGCGTTCCTTACGGCAACTACAGGTATGGATGCCTTAACTCATGCAATTGAAGCGTATGTATCAACAGCAGCTACGCCTGTTACTGATGCTTGTGCTATCAAAGCAATTGAAATTATTGTTAATAATCTTAAAGACGTTGTAGATGATGGCCAAAACCGCGAAGCACGTGATGCCATGCAATATGGTGAATATCTGGCTGGAATGGCATTTTCAAACGCGTCTCTTGGTTATGTCCATTCAATGGCTCACCAGTTAGGTGGCGTTTATAATCTGTCTCACGGTTTGTGTAATGCGATCCTGCTGGGTGAAGTATCCCGATTTAATGCGAAAAAGGTTCCCGATCGTTTTGTTGAAATCGCCCGGGCAATGGGGATTGATGTCTCAACAATGACTCAGGAGCAGGCCATTAATTCTGCTATCGAAGCAATTGAGATGTTGTCGCAAAAAGTCGGTACGAATCAACGCCTGGCTGATCTTGGTGTAACGGAGGATAAACTTGCATTTATGGCACAAAATGCACTAAATGATGCTTGTTCTTTAACCAATCCTCGTCAGGCAAGCCTTTCGGAGATTATTGAGCTCTACAAAGCTCGTATGTAA
- a CDS encoding transposase, whose amino-acid sequence MELVRLALEEEGSIAALARKHDVNDNLLFKWIRLWQREGRVCRPRKNSSSLPALIPVQLQAGSSLPTFELPSCSPPATCHIKCRGGEITLTHPSAELMSTVLRELMRGPV is encoded by the coding sequence ATGGAACTGGTCAGGCTGGCTCTTGAAGAAGAAGGCAGTATTGCCGCACTGGCCCGGAAACATGACGTCAATGATAACCTGCTCTTTAAATGGATAAGGCTCTGGCAGCGTGAAGGGCGGGTCTGTCGGCCCCGAAAAAACTCATCGTCGCTTCCTGCCCTGATACCCGTGCAGCTTCAGGCGGGCTCTTCTCTCCCAACCTTCGAACTACCATCCTGCTCTCCTCCCGCTACCTGCCACATAAAATGTCGGGGAGGAGAAATAACACTGACTCATCCCTCTGCTGAACTCATGAGCACTGTCCTGCGCGAACTGATGCGGGGGCCGGTATGA
- a CDS encoding NAD(P)/FAD-dependent oxidoreductase: protein MVHFCDQKHHVVVIGAGFGGLSVVRELEEPGVSITIIDRSNHHLFQPLLYQVAGASLPSAEIAWPVRSLFRHREDVRTLMAEVQDVDTDSREVLLKDGSRIDYDTLVVATGATHAYFGHDEWEQFAPGLKNLDDATTLRARILSAFEQAENTTDPALRAAYQTFVIVGGGPTGVELSGTIAELARKTLKNDFRSIDPTETRIILVEAGQRLLTAFPESLSEYTRQSLEKLGVEVSFGQPVTECSAEGVVYGGQPLPAKTIIWAAGVTASPAARWLKTEADRAGRVIVGADLTLPLHPEIFVIGDTAAVTGEDGRMIPGIAPAAKQEGQYVAKLIQSRLKDEKPVLKPFRYRHQGNLATIGRGLAVVDMGRLKLRGAMAWWFWKIIHLYFLIGTRNRLSVAISWIWNHSIGYRGARIITGGKSPDPDKSAVHSRSEE, encoded by the coding sequence ATGGTACATTTCTGCGATCAAAAACATCATGTTGTCGTGATAGGGGCTGGGTTCGGTGGACTCTCCGTTGTCAGAGAACTGGAAGAGCCGGGCGTTTCGATCACAATCATTGACCGGAGTAACCACCATCTGTTTCAGCCTTTACTTTATCAGGTCGCTGGCGCATCACTGCCATCAGCAGAAATTGCCTGGCCCGTTCGCTCTCTGTTTCGTCATCGTGAGGATGTACGTACCCTGATGGCCGAGGTCCAGGATGTGGATACCGATTCACGGGAGGTTCTGCTGAAAGATGGTTCCCGAATTGATTATGACACGCTTGTCGTTGCCACTGGGGCCACGCACGCTTATTTCGGTCATGATGAGTGGGAACAGTTTGCGCCGGGACTGAAGAACCTGGATGATGCCACGACCCTGCGCGCACGGATCCTTTCCGCTTTTGAACAAGCTGAGAATACCACTGATCCCGCGTTACGGGCTGCCTACCAGACATTCGTCATTGTCGGGGGGGGACCGACAGGCGTTGAGCTGTCCGGGACCATTGCCGAACTGGCAAGGAAAACGCTGAAAAATGATTTCCGTTCTATTGATCCGACAGAGACCAGAATTATTCTGGTTGAAGCCGGACAACGATTGCTCACTGCCTTCCCGGAGTCATTATCGGAATATACCCGTCAGTCCCTGGAGAAACTGGGAGTGGAAGTCAGTTTTGGCCAACCGGTAACGGAATGCTCTGCCGAAGGCGTAGTATATGGTGGGCAACCTCTTCCTGCCAAAACGATCATCTGGGCAGCAGGCGTCACTGCTTCTCCGGCTGCACGCTGGCTCAAGACGGAAGCTGATCGGGCTGGTCGGGTTATCGTGGGAGCTGATCTCACGCTCCCGTTACACCCTGAAATATTTGTAATAGGTGATACCGCGGCCGTGACCGGAGAGGACGGCAGGATGATCCCGGGCATTGCTCCGGCCGCAAAACAGGAAGGACAGTATGTGGCTAAACTGATCCAGTCCCGTTTAAAGGATGAAAAACCTGTCCTGAAACCTTTCCGGTACCGGCATCAGGGGAACCTGGCGACCATCGGTCGCGGACTGGCTGTGGTTGATATGGGACGGTTAAAACTCCGGGGAGCCATGGCGTGGTGGTTCTGGAAAATTATCCACCTGTATTTTTTGATCGGAACCAGAAACCGGTTGAGTGTCGCTATCAGCTGGATCTGGAACCACAGTATCGGATACAGGGGAGCCCGCATTATCACGGGAGGTAAATCACCTGATCCGGATAAGAGTGCGGTCCATTCCCGCTCAGAAGAGTGA
- the frmR gene encoding formaldehyde-responsive transcriptional repressor FrmR → MPSTPEEKKKVLTRVRRIRGQIDALERALENGAECRAILQQIAAVRGASNGLMAEVLESHIRETFDQNDNYSHEVSKSVDDTIELVRAYLK, encoded by the coding sequence ATGCCCAGTACTCCGGAAGAGAAAAAAAAGGTACTGACACGGGTTCGCCGCATCAGAGGGCAGATTGATGCTCTGGAAAGAGCACTTGAAAATGGTGCTGAATGCCGCGCCATTCTCCAGCAAATTGCTGCCGTTCGTGGCGCATCTAACGGATTGATGGCTGAGGTTCTGGAGAGTCACATACGAGAAACCTTTGACCAGAATGACAACTATAGCCATGAAGTCAGTAAATCAGTTGACGATACGATTGAACTGGTTCGCGCCTATCTTAAATAG
- the fghA gene encoding S-formylglutathione hydrolase, producing MERLEHHASFDGWQEVYQHESGTLGCTMKFGVYTPPQALNGNVPVLYWLSGLTCTEQNFITKSSVQRYAAEHGIMIVAPDTSPRGTDIPDDPDYALGQGAGFYVNATQEPWATHYKMYDYVVNELPSLIEEWFPASDKRSISGHSMGGHGALMIALRNPGRYQSVSAFSPIVAPSQVPWGENALSAYLGDDREYWKQYDTVELIRKAQERLPLLVDQGLNDEFLKTQLQPERLKSVCEDTGHPLTLNLRPGHDHSYYFISSYIGDHIAHHAAALTR from the coding sequence ATGGAACGTCTTGAACATCATGCCAGCTTTGATGGGTGGCAGGAAGTTTATCAGCATGAGTCTGGCACGCTTGGCTGCACGATGAAATTTGGTGTTTATACTCCACCCCAGGCGCTTAACGGTAATGTACCGGTACTCTACTGGCTTTCCGGTCTGACCTGTACGGAACAGAATTTTATTACCAAATCGAGCGTTCAGCGTTATGCCGCAGAGCATGGGATCATGATTGTGGCACCAGACACCAGTCCGCGTGGCACCGATATTCCTGATGATCCTGACTACGCTCTCGGTCAGGGGGCCGGATTCTATGTTAATGCAACCCAGGAGCCCTGGGCGACACATTACAAAATGTATGACTATGTGGTAAACGAGCTCCCGTCCCTGATTGAAGAATGGTTCCCGGCGTCTGATAAAAGAAGTATCAGTGGACATTCGATGGGCGGACATGGCGCCCTGATGATTGCGCTCAGAAACCCGGGCCGCTATCAGAGTGTATCCGCATTCTCACCGATCGTCGCACCTTCTCAGGTGCCCTGGGGAGAAAATGCATTGTCTGCTTATCTGGGTGATGATCGGGAATACTGGAAGCAGTACGACACGGTTGAGTTGATCCGTAAAGCGCAGGAAAGGCTACCTCTGCTTGTAGACCAAGGACTGAATGATGAGTTTCTGAAGACTCAGCTTCAGCCGGAGAGACTGAAGAGCGTTTGTGAGGACACCGGTCATCCGTTGACGCTTAACCTGCGTCCGGGACACGATCACAGCTATTACTTTATCTCCAGCTACATTGGCGACCACATTGCACATCATGCAGCAGCACTGACGCGCTAA
- a CDS encoding excinuclease ABC subunit UvrA: MSKKLFGAPPTLTDASNSVVVRGAREHNLKEVDVSVPRDALVVFSGVSGSGKSSLAFGTIYAEAQRRYFESVAPYARRLIDQAGVPDVDAIDGLPPAVALQQQRGTSNARSSVGSVTTLSSLVRMMYSRAGAYPAEQPMLYAEDFSPNTPQGACPSCHGLGHIYDVTEALMVPDPSLSIRDRAIASWPPAWHGQNLRDILVTLGYDVDIPWKELSEEERHWILFTEDTPTVPVYPGLSPEDTRVAVREKMTPGYMGTFTGARRYVLHTFAHTQSALMRKRVSSFMEGKLCPVCHGKRLKPESLSVTFAGVDIGEFMQMPLDQLAELLLPISRGDFSTHHAGADTDRDITRRDRTERAGSGRAVHSVTPDVRRTSALSTEKRLAAQRLTRGVMDRLYQLQKLGLGYLTLDRTTPTLSAGELQRLRLATQLSSMLFGVVYVLDEPSAGLHPADSHALYDALENLRDAGNSVFVVEHDLDLMRRAQWLVDVGPAAGEQGGHILYSGVPEGLKAIAESRTARYLFDEIRPPQSYARQPAGWLKLQDIHRHNLKGLDACIPLGVLTAVTGISGSGKSSLIAQALPELVLSSLGHEPEDVLSEGSDAEGPTVTEKTYGTLTGDTGLIKRLVQVDQKPIGRTPRSNLATYTGLFDHIRKLFAGTPAAKNYHYDAGQFSFNVAKGRCETCEGEGFVSVELLFMPSVYAPCPTCHGARYNPDTLRVRWKERNIAEVLQMTVDEACSFFADVEPVARPLRLLGEIGLGYLRLGQPATELSGGEAQRIKLATELQRSQRGHTLYVLDEPTTGLHASDADRLLVQLQRLVETGNTVVVIEHDMRAVVQADWVMDIGPGAGHEGGNLVAEGTPAQVSQVCESRTAPFIARELSRNW; this comes from the coding sequence ATGTCAAAGAAACTTTTTGGTGCCCCCCCAACCCTGACAGACGCCAGTAATTCTGTTGTGGTACGTGGTGCCAGGGAGCACAACCTTAAAGAGGTGGATGTCTCTGTTCCGCGTGATGCACTTGTTGTCTTTTCGGGGGTCTCTGGTTCCGGTAAGTCTTCACTGGCTTTTGGAACCATTTATGCTGAGGCGCAACGACGCTACTTTGAATCGGTTGCCCCGTATGCGCGGCGCCTCATTGATCAAGCCGGTGTTCCGGATGTGGATGCCATTGATGGACTCCCCCCTGCAGTTGCCCTTCAACAACAGCGAGGAACCAGCAATGCACGCTCTTCTGTCGGCAGTGTGACCACCTTATCGAGCCTGGTGCGCATGATGTATTCCCGGGCGGGAGCCTATCCGGCAGAACAACCTATGCTCTATGCTGAGGATTTTTCTCCTAACACGCCTCAGGGAGCATGTCCATCCTGCCATGGTCTCGGACATATCTATGATGTGACAGAAGCACTGATGGTACCTGATCCGTCACTCAGTATCCGGGACAGAGCCATTGCCTCCTGGCCACCTGCCTGGCACGGACAAAATCTTCGCGACATTCTGGTGACACTGGGCTATGACGTCGATATCCCCTGGAAAGAGTTATCTGAAGAAGAGCGACACTGGATCCTGTTTACTGAAGATACCCCGACGGTGCCGGTCTACCCCGGACTCAGCCCGGAAGACACACGTGTCGCAGTCAGGGAAAAAATGACTCCGGGTTATATGGGGACGTTTACAGGGGCGCGACGTTATGTTCTGCATACCTTTGCACACACCCAAAGTGCACTGATGAGGAAACGCGTCTCCAGTTTTATGGAAGGTAAACTGTGTCCTGTCTGCCACGGAAAAAGGCTTAAACCGGAATCATTGTCAGTCACTTTTGCTGGAGTGGACATCGGTGAGTTTATGCAGATGCCTTTAGACCAGCTGGCTGAGTTGCTTCTTCCTATCTCCCGGGGGGATTTCAGTACGCATCATGCCGGGGCTGATACTGACAGGGATATCACCCGCCGGGACCGGACAGAACGCGCAGGTTCCGGCAGAGCAGTCCATTCTGTAACGCCGGATGTCCGCCGGACCTCAGCATTATCGACAGAGAAACGACTGGCTGCTCAACGACTGACCAGAGGTGTTATGGACCGGCTGTATCAGTTGCAGAAACTGGGACTTGGTTATCTGACATTAGACAGAACAACGCCAACACTCTCCGCAGGGGAACTCCAGCGATTGCGTCTTGCCACTCAGCTTAGCTCCATGTTGTTTGGGGTCGTCTATGTTCTCGATGAACCATCAGCAGGCCTGCACCCTGCAGACAGCCATGCACTTTACGATGCTCTGGAGAACCTGCGGGATGCCGGAAACTCAGTGTTTGTCGTTGAGCATGATCTTGACCTGATGCGACGGGCGCAATGGCTGGTTGATGTGGGACCCGCTGCAGGAGAACAGGGCGGTCATATTCTCTACAGTGGTGTACCTGAAGGTCTGAAAGCTATTGCTGAATCCAGAACGGCGCGGTATTTGTTTGATGAAATCAGGCCACCACAATCATACGCCCGACAGCCAGCAGGATGGTTAAAATTACAGGATATTCACCGTCACAACCTGAAGGGACTGGACGCCTGTATTCCTCTGGGGGTACTGACCGCTGTTACAGGTATTTCGGGTTCCGGAAAGTCTAGTCTGATTGCTCAGGCCTTACCTGAGCTGGTGCTTTCCTCGCTTGGCCATGAACCAGAAGACGTGTTATCCGAGGGCAGTGATGCTGAGGGACCAACCGTTACTGAGAAAACTTACGGTACGCTGACAGGCGACACCGGACTGATCAAACGTCTGGTGCAGGTTGACCAGAAACCGATAGGCCGGACACCGCGTTCTAACCTGGCGACATATACCGGACTGTTTGACCATATTCGTAAGCTCTTTGCCGGAACACCTGCTGCTAAAAACTATCATTATGATGCCGGACAGTTTTCTTTCAATGTGGCAAAAGGTCGCTGTGAAACCTGTGAGGGTGAAGGGTTCGTCAGCGTTGAACTCTTGTTTATGCCCAGTGTGTATGCCCCTTGTCCGACATGTCATGGCGCACGCTATAACCCGGATACGCTCAGGGTTCGCTGGAAGGAGCGAAACATTGCGGAAGTCTTGCAGATGACAGTGGATGAAGCCTGCAGCTTCTTTGCTGATGTAGAACCCGTGGCGCGACCTCTGCGCCTGCTGGGCGAAATCGGTCTGGGATATCTGCGTCTGGGTCAACCAGCCACTGAGTTATCCGGAGGAGAAGCTCAACGGATAAAGCTGGCAACCGAACTGCAACGTAGCCAACGTGGCCATACGCTGTATGTTCTGGATGAACCGACCACCGGACTCCATGCGTCAGACGCCGACCGTCTGCTTGTGCAGTTGCAGCGTCTTGTTGAGACAGGGAATACCGTAGTTGTGATTGAACACGATATGCGTGCAGTCGTGCAGGCTGACTGGGTTATGGACATTGGTCCCGGAGCAGGTCATGAGGGAGGCAACCTGGTTGCAGAAGGTACACCCGCCCAGGTATCACAGGTTTGTGAAAGCCGCACGGCACCGTTTATTGCCCGGGAGTTGTCACGGAACTGGTAA
- a CDS encoding DUF2474 domain-containing protein, translating to MKTVDETPRPFWKKLMWLVIIWAVSVMALGVVATIFKLLMTAAGMKTH from the coding sequence ATGAAAACCGTTGATGAAACACCTCGTCCATTCTGGAAAAAATTGATGTGGCTGGTGATTATCTGGGCTGTCAGTGTAATGGCGTTGGGGGTCGTTGCCACAATATTCAAATTGCTAATGACAGCCGCTGGGATGAAAACTCACTAA